In the Thunnus thynnus chromosome 24, fThuThy2.1, whole genome shotgun sequence genome, TGTGCTGGTTGGTTAATTTTAAGGAGATTTTAAATTGTGCATAAAAGTCCATTAAAAAGAGCAATTAATTAGTGAGACTTTCTTCTTGGTTACACATGTATTCAATATCCCTTAATGATCAATTTAACGTTTCTAAAGGGGATTTTATTTAAGGGATGTTAAATGTTACAGACCTCACATTTGGAGTTCAGGTAAATGTTAATCTACATTTTAAGGGGATTTTTACTCCTTAAAACTATGAATAAAAGCCATTAAAACGTCTTCATGTGTTCTAGTGTCATGTCTAggtgaaaagttaagggattgGGTTTCACAGTGACAGAGGAGGACACGGTGTCCCGCTGCCATGCGAGCTGATCAAGCTGAATGAAAACTTCGCTCCGTACCTTCTCCTGCGCTCTGGTGAGCCTCTTCTGGACGTTGATGGCCAGTTTCCCGGCGGTGACCCCTTTCCCTATCTCGGCCATGTCTGCGCGGTGTGCAGGGCTCCCCGGCGGTGTCAGGACCAGCGACGAAGAGGAGAGGACGGAGGGGAGAAATGTCGtcgagagagaggaggaggaggaggaggaggaggaggaggggtggtggtggagggggggggagaggaaggtgaaggagagagagccTCCGGTGCGTAAAACCCACTCCGGAGGGCGACTTGGCTCGCTGCGCGTAACTCTAATCCCGGTGACAACTTCTTAAAGGTGCAATGCGTAATTTAATCCGGTTTATGcgtaacaaaacaaaaaaaacaaacaacaaaaagcaggTGGAGTTTGGACGAAGAGCAGACGCGCAGATGCGGATATCGTCCGGTTCTCGGCTCTCACTCTTAATTGATGGAGCCTTGAGCTGGATATGGAGAGATATTAGGTTTCCTTCTCATGCTCTTAAAGGCGCAGCAGAAGCGTCCCTGTTGTTATTATTAGCCGACAACTGTTGCATACATGCAACTGGTGTGTCGCTGCTTTTTACGCACGGAACTATTTATGCACACGGAGCGCTTTCCAGTCAGATGTGAGGGCTAAATCAGTCCTGATCCCCGCTGGAGACGCGCGCATTCATCAGCTGCGGATATATAatgacagacaggaaaacagGGTGCGCGTGCTTTGTCAACACAAAGCCGGTAGGTGTCAGTAAAGGCGCGTTCACGCCAGGTAAGTCACGCACACCTTGATCAGCAACATACACATGAAATgaaacgacacacacacacacagctcatttccatataatttaatttaaaaaatagatcTTTTCATATCTCTTCACCCACAATAACTTCATAAACATTATTGGatttctgtaaacaaacaacacttAAATATCAACTATCATTCGTCCTAAAAATTTCTGTATTAAGCAGTAAAAGTTACATACAACTCGAGCACAAAACCCCATTTCACTATGAAACCGAATCCCTTAAATTTTTACCTTGAAATACCATTAATTTACCATTTAATAGTGATGAAACTGAGGTGTTTTATACGAGATTTTAAGGGATGATTATAGATCAATTAACGTATTGTGATTAGAGACTTTTACACAGACATTTAAAGTATTTGACAGATCAGATTAATGTATTATTAAGGTTGAGATTTTGGTTTAGGAAGtgcaaaataatgatattttaaggGATTCTCATTCAGTATTCAGGTGTTTTATAGGTTTGCACCATATTTCGGGTAAATTAATGGATTTTAATGGATTATCTGCATGGTTTAGAAGCTTTTTAGGGGGTTAAAACCCTTTAAAACTAATCAAATAACATGAAAGCCATcctttattttatactttagAAGTGCCTTAATTATTCGCTTATGGTGAAATTTCACAGATGGCTTTCATGTCATtgtgtgaagtgtttttaaCCCTTTAATGCAGTGAGGAAACCCCATTAAAAGCCCTAAATATATTATAATCTGGTTATTTATCTCCTGATGAACCCCAAGCATGAGGTCAACATATTAAATACTTGAATACTGAATAAGAATCCCTTCAAATGTTAATTCATTTGCAACCTTAAACCCAAATGTGAACCCAGATCCAAACCTTCATTTATGTGTAAATGAAGGGGAAAGTGATGTAGCCCCTACAATTAATGATGGGTTTTAACTTACACCTCTAAACCAAACACCTTGATACATGATTGAGGTGTCTGGTTCAGTGTTTTCAGGAGTAAATTACAGATTATTTAAGAGTATTTTAAGGGATTTTTGTTTCATAGTGTTTTAAGGATACAAGTGTTATAAAAAGTCTGTTTGTGCACTTCTTTGTGGTCTTTCTGACTCTGAGTGCTCGTAtttgctgtctgtgttttggGAGAATTTGTCTGTGTCAGTTCACAGcttcttattcttctttttccctgtttttccAGTTGAAAAACTCCCATGAGGCCTTAGCAGCATTTCGTCAGGTGGTCCATCATGGTCCCGTACAgctctgatgatgtcagagcAGGCGTGTATTTGGGGTACATCCAAGTCACAAGGTGAGGGGGGTTGAGtttctgtcctcacctgtcggCCTGAGCCACGCCCAGCGGGTGGAAGCGTCCTGAGTCCAGCAGCATCCCCCCCAGCCAGTGTAAAAGCCGTGAGTACCAGTGGACCCCGTCCTCTTGGTACCCGACGGCGCTGGTCCAGCTGTGCATCAGTCTGAGCGGCGAGAAGGCCCAGTGAGCAAGGGATTGCTGGTCCACCACCGCGTAGCAGGATGCCACCACGCCGTCCACCACCAGCGTCCCCCGCTTGGTTAAAGGTGCAAATGCCCCCCTGCTCTCCCTCACAGTGACCCGGGTAATCCGAGACAGATGCCCCTCGCTGTAACTCTGTCCTGCGTTACCCTCCACCACCAGGACACACTGTCCCGGCTGGGCGTCGCTGGCGTACACAGTCCTCAGGGCGCCACGGGCCGGCACCCCTTCTGAGCAGTTACCCTCGGATACAAACAGCAGATGGGCGGCGGTCAGCGAGAGGTGGGCGCCAGCTTCTGTCTGGAGGGTGTAGAAGAGCTTCTGGGTCACTGGGTCGCGGTCCAGGAAGGTCACGACTTCATCGTATACCAGCTCACCGCTGCCGTCGCTGCCAGATGAGGTCAGGACTCGCTCGCCAGGTCGCAGGTCACGGATGAACTTCTGATGGCCGTCCTCCAGACTGACCAGCGCCTCGCCGGGGAAACAGCCTCCAGACTTGGCTGCCACTGAGTGATCTGAAAGACAAACAAGAGACACAAGAAGATTTTAAAAGATGTAAATATTCGTGAAGTATAGAAGCCCAAACCTGCCAGAAAAATAACACGTAAACAATTAAAAGTtaggaaagacagaaacaatGAATCATAATTATAAGATacaatttcaaatgatgctgttTTAATTCAAAATTATGGATACTATTCTCTATCTTTGAGTAGTTGGTCAAAACTATGAGATAATTACAGTTAAATTTATGAAATTGtcataaataatcattttgacTTAATCTTATAATTTTGAAAGtcaaaatttttatttaatatcttATATTTAGACTTAATAGCTTAATAAAAACGTACGAAATTTAATAATACTGGCTTAATAACTCATCATTTTGACTTACTAtctcaaaatatttcataacTCTGACCTAGAATGTCACAATTTGTACGTATACATTTTTGATTTGCTCTCTCAAGTCTCTTTTGactaaaaaggtaaaaaaataaacttattatgAATTGAAAAGTCAAAATTTTGGCTcataat is a window encoding:
- the LOC137176769 gene encoding indian hedgehog B protein-like, giving the protein MLLPTLVTCLAGCAFLLSPVSEGCGPGRGYGKRRSPRKLAPLAYKQFSPNVAEKTLGASGRYEGKITRNSERFKELTPNYNPDIIFKDEENTGADRMMTQRCKDKLNSLAISVMNLWPGVRLRVTEGWDEDGHHSEESLHYEGRAVDITTSDRDRNKYAMLARLAVEAGFDWVYYESKAHIHCSVKSDHSVAAKSGGCFPGEALVSLEDGHQKFIRDLRPGERVLTSSGSDGSGELVYDEVVTFLDRDPVTQKLFYTLQTEAGAHLSLTAAHLLFVSEGNCSEGVPARGALRTVYASDAQPGQCVLVVEGNAGQSYSEGHLSRITRVTVRESRGAFAPLTKRGTLVVDGVVASCYAVVDQQSLAHWAFSPLRLMHSWTSAVGYQEDGVHWYSRLLHWLGGMLLDSGRFHPLGVAQADR